The Desulfocurvus vexinensis DSM 17965 genome includes a window with the following:
- a CDS encoding formate dehydrogenase accessory protein FdhE — MAPTPDPDLRLLDKRLELLRKRDHIPAELLDLVGQVCARQLRAVAEADPGAPPQDRLAAQDTHIQGAPLLAREHFPYDAAQARALFEEFLRLLLERPGPMAEAASVAAGAVAAGDPALERCFAAHLQGDEEFFDAFGRQRTPQAPRTLAFLVQSALAPSLAAVARALGERHDTAKAWPHPHCPICGSAPLMGELREKEGLRYAACSFCRTSYRMPRLRCAFCGETDHARLSYFTADDEQGYRVDVCDTCKHYIKTTDFRKLDKRPLPLLDDLESLSLDILAANEGYNRPTLSGFGF, encoded by the coding sequence ATGGCACCCACCCCGGACCCGGACCTGCGACTGCTCGACAAGCGGCTGGAACTCCTGCGCAAGCGCGACCATATTCCTGCGGAACTGCTGGACCTCGTGGGCCAGGTCTGCGCGCGCCAGCTGCGCGCCGTGGCCGAGGCCGACCCCGGCGCCCCGCCCCAGGACAGGCTGGCCGCCCAGGACACCCACATCCAGGGCGCCCCGCTGCTGGCGCGCGAGCATTTCCCCTACGACGCCGCCCAGGCCAGGGCGCTGTTCGAGGAATTCCTGCGGCTTTTGCTGGAGCGCCCCGGGCCCATGGCCGAGGCGGCCTCGGTGGCGGCGGGCGCCGTGGCGGCGGGCGACCCGGCCCTGGAGCGCTGCTTCGCCGCGCACCTGCAGGGCGACGAGGAGTTCTTCGACGCCTTCGGCAGGCAGCGCACGCCGCAGGCCCCGCGCACCCTGGCCTTCCTGGTGCAGTCGGCCCTGGCGCCCTCGCTGGCCGCCGTGGCCCGCGCCCTGGGCGAGCGGCACGACACGGCCAAGGCCTGGCCCCACCCCCACTGCCCCATCTGCGGCAGTGCCCCGCTCATGGGCGAGCTGCGCGAAAAGGAAGGCCTGCGCTACGCGGCCTGCTCCTTCTGCCGCACCAGCTACCGCATGCCGCGCCTGCGCTGCGCCTTCTGCGGAGAGACCGACCACGCCAGGCTGTCCTACTTCACCGCCGACGACGAGCAGGGCTACCGCGTGGACGTGTGCGACACCTGCAAGCACTACATCAAGACCACGGACTTCCGGAAACTGGACAAGCGGCCCCTGCCCCTGCTGGACGACCTGGAATCCCTGAGCCTGGACATCCTGGCGGCCAACGAGGGCTACAACCGCCCCACCCTGTCGGGCTTCGGGTTCTAG
- a CDS encoding adenylate/guanylate cyclase domain-containing protein encodes MPPRFRISLSVSIQSIFFSVALTLAALLTWYNYQKNFETALVLAENLMREVNGAILRDMDTIYAPVRTLGNTLPLAPEVATKPDAAHRHPLSEAFLAALDSNEHIYGFFLGWDDGEFYQAIHILDPAVSSALRAPEGARYALRHVNPGPFGSTTQTWTFLDAARAPLAQRNETTAFDPRSRPWYKLARPRAELMKTKLYIFASTRNLGTTVAHSFQGPVGGVLGIDITLGGVSQFLDRYRLGERGQVFTFAADGQITGHRFPGKVVRRITDRQGKTWNLPARVSDLNDPVIQGVYDQYVSGADMQNGVKAFSVDGQRFLSMLTPLGGGLGSHEFVAVVAPEEHFVAPLIRVRDHLLLFSLVVLLASMPIIVLVAQRIARPLNLMAAEAERIKRFDLESTLHLRSHIIEVDNLSTSMSRMKGALRSFGQYIPRDLVRRLVESGAEPRLGGDRRELTLLFTDIADFTTLSDTMAPETLMELLSNYFHILGDTISGSGGTIDKFIGDSVMAFWNAPTRAPDHTALACLAALRGAAALSGHCVPGADDCRMLATRFGLHRGEAVVGNIGSSDRLNYTAMGSAVNVAARLEGMNKFYGTTILASQAVVDAAGDDFVFRAVDVALPKGALTPVTIHELLGTRPGGPHPELAVAPAELERLHTWHQAYADYRARHWARAHETLRALHEAAPSRLTRVYLERAARAMAQNPGPDWTGIEEFHTK; translated from the coding sequence ATGCCCCCGCGCTTCCGCATCAGCCTGAGCGTCTCCATCCAGAGCATCTTCTTCTCGGTGGCCCTGACCCTGGCCGCGCTGCTGACCTGGTACAACTACCAGAAGAACTTCGAGACGGCCCTGGTCCTGGCCGAGAACCTGATGCGCGAGGTCAACGGCGCCATCCTGCGCGACATGGACACCATCTACGCCCCGGTGCGCACCCTGGGCAACACCCTGCCCCTGGCCCCCGAGGTCGCCACCAAACCCGACGCCGCCCACCGCCACCCCCTGAGCGAAGCCTTCCTGGCGGCCCTGGACAGCAACGAGCACATCTACGGCTTCTTCCTGGGCTGGGACGACGGCGAGTTCTACCAGGCCATCCACATCCTGGACCCGGCGGTCAGCTCGGCCCTGCGGGCCCCGGAAGGCGCACGCTACGCCCTGCGCCACGTCAACCCCGGCCCCTTCGGCAGCACCACCCAGACCTGGACGTTCCTGGACGCCGCGCGCGCGCCGCTGGCCCAGCGCAACGAGACCACGGCCTTCGACCCGCGCAGCAGGCCGTGGTACAAGCTGGCCCGGCCCCGGGCCGAGCTGATGAAAACCAAGCTCTACATCTTCGCCAGCACCCGCAACCTGGGCACCACCGTGGCCCACAGCTTCCAGGGCCCCGTGGGCGGGGTGCTGGGCATCGACATCACCCTGGGCGGGGTGTCGCAGTTCCTGGACCGCTACCGCCTGGGCGAGCGGGGCCAGGTGTTCACCTTCGCCGCCGACGGGCAGATCACCGGGCACCGCTTCCCCGGCAAGGTCGTGCGCCGCATCACCGACCGCCAGGGCAAGACCTGGAACCTGCCCGCACGCGTGAGCGACCTGAACGACCCCGTGATTCAGGGCGTCTACGACCAGTATGTCTCCGGGGCGGACATGCAAAACGGCGTCAAGGCCTTCAGCGTGGACGGACAGCGCTTCCTGTCCATGCTCACGCCCCTGGGCGGGGGGCTGGGCAGCCACGAATTCGTGGCCGTGGTCGCCCCCGAGGAGCATTTCGTCGCCCCGCTCATCCGCGTGCGCGACCACCTGCTGCTTTTCTCCCTGGTGGTGCTGCTGGCCTCCATGCCGATCATCGTCCTGGTGGCCCAGCGCATCGCCCGGCCCCTGAACCTCATGGCCGCCGAGGCCGAGCGCATCAAGCGCTTCGACCTGGAATCGACCCTGCACCTGCGCTCGCACATCATCGAAGTGGACAACCTCTCCACCTCCATGAGCCGCATGAAGGGCGCCCTGCGCTCCTTCGGGCAATACATCCCGCGCGACCTGGTGCGCAGGCTGGTGGAGTCCGGCGCCGAGCCGCGCCTGGGCGGCGACCGCCGCGAGCTGACCCTGCTGTTCACCGACATCGCCGACTTCACCACCCTGTCGGACACCATGGCCCCGGAAACTTTGATGGAGCTGCTGTCCAATTATTTCCACATCCTGGGCGACACCATTTCCGGCAGCGGGGGCACCATCGACAAATTCATCGGCGATTCGGTCATGGCCTTCTGGAACGCCCCGACCCGCGCGCCGGACCACACCGCCCTGGCCTGCCTGGCGGCCCTGCGCGGGGCGGCGGCCCTGTCCGGGCACTGCGTGCCGGGCGCGGACGACTGCCGGATGCTGGCCACGCGCTTCGGCCTGCACCGGGGCGAGGCCGTGGTGGGCAACATCGGCTCGTCGGACCGCCTGAACTACACGGCCATGGGCTCGGCGGTGAACGTCGCCGCGCGCCTGGAGGGCATGAACAAGTTCTACGGCACCACCATCCTGGCCAGCCAGGCCGTGGTGGACGCCGCCGGGGACGACTTCGTGTTCCGCGCGGTGGACGTGGCCCTGCCCAAGGGCGCGCTCACGCCCGTGACCATCCACGAGCTGCTGGGCACCCGCCCCGGCGGGCCGCACCCCGAGCTGGCCGTGGCCCCGGCAGAGCTGGAACGCCTGCACACCTGGCACCAGGCCTACGCCGACTACCGCGCCCGGCACTGGGCCCGGGCCCACGAGACCCTGCGCGCCCTGCACGAGGCCGCCCCCAGCCGCCTGACTCGGGTCTACCTGGAACGCGCGGCCCGGGCCATGGCCCAGAACCCGGGCCCGGACTGGACCGGCATCGAGGAGTTCCACACCAAATGA
- a CDS encoding ABC transporter permease has protein sequence MDYLLDGLTQAFFLLVTGHAETYSAVWATLVVSTSAIVLCMAFGAPLGFVLGHADFPGRRALRLVVDTMLSFPTVVIGLLVYSFLSRQGPLGGLGLLFTLPGIVIGLVLLGLPVVTAMTASAVENLDRRLKPTLRTLGASRRQELWATLHEARFHMALAAVAAYGRIVSEVGIAMMVGGNIKWHTRTITTAIALETGKGQFAMGVALGLVLLLVAFAINLGVASLRRLAGK, from the coding sequence ATGGATTACCTGCTTGACGGCCTGACCCAGGCCTTTTTTCTGCTCGTCACGGGCCATGCCGAGACCTATTCGGCGGTCTGGGCGACGCTTGTCGTTTCCACCTCGGCCATCGTCCTGTGCATGGCCTTCGGCGCGCCCCTGGGCTTTGTGCTGGGTCACGCCGACTTCCCCGGGCGGCGGGCCCTGCGCCTTGTGGTGGACACCATGCTGTCCTTCCCCACGGTGGTCATCGGGCTTTTGGTGTACTCCTTCCTGTCGCGCCAGGGGCCCCTGGGCGGGCTCGGGCTGCTGTTCACCCTGCCGGGCATCGTCATCGGCCTGGTGCTGCTGGGCCTGCCGGTGGTCACGGCCATGACCGCCAGCGCCGTGGAGAACCTGGACCGCCGCCTGAAGCCGACCCTGCGCACCCTGGGCGCCTCGCGCCGCCAGGAGCTGTGGGCCACGCTGCACGAGGCGCGCTTCCACATGGCCTTGGCCGCCGTGGCCGCATACGGGCGCATCGTCTCCGAGGTGGGCATCGCCATGATGGTCGGCGGCAACATCAAATGGCACACGCGCACCATCACCACGGCCATCGCCCTGGAGACGGGCAAGGGCCAGTTCGCCATGGGCGTGGCCCTGGGGCTGGTGCTGCTGCTGGTCGCCTTCGCCATCAACCTGGGCGTGGCGTCCCTGAGGAGGTTGGCCGGAAAATGA
- a CDS encoding energy-coupling factor ABC transporter ATP-binding protein, with product MSEAAYRLEDVVQVYAGREVLRVEALEIPARHVTGIAGPNGSGKSTLMRLLAFLEAPVSGRMSFFGAPCGFEDEALRREATLLTQEPYLLRRTVAGNVAYGLKVRGLEASEGAVGAALEMVGLAPERFARRSWFELSGGEAQRVALAARLVLRPRVLLLDEPTASLDEDSARRIRKAALAAREQWGATVVAVSHDMVWLRSLADSVVAMRAGRLAGPAEPGGGCGCG from the coding sequence ATGAGCGAGGCGGCATACCGGCTGGAGGATGTGGTCCAGGTCTACGCCGGGCGCGAGGTGCTGCGCGTGGAGGCGCTGGAGATCCCGGCCCGGCACGTCACGGGCATCGCCGGGCCCAACGGCAGCGGCAAGAGCACCCTGATGCGTCTGCTGGCCTTCCTGGAGGCGCCCGTGAGCGGGCGGATGTCCTTTTTCGGCGCGCCCTGCGGCTTCGAGGACGAAGCCCTGCGCCGCGAGGCGACCCTGCTGACCCAGGAGCCCTACCTGCTGCGGCGCACCGTGGCGGGCAACGTGGCCTACGGGCTGAAGGTCCGTGGCCTGGAGGCCAGCGAGGGCGCCGTTGGCGCGGCCCTGGAGATGGTCGGGCTGGCCCCGGAGCGCTTCGCGCGGCGCAGTTGGTTCGAGCTGTCCGGCGGCGAGGCCCAGCGCGTGGCCCTGGCGGCGCGGCTCGTGCTGCGGCCCCGGGTGCTGTTGCTCGACGAGCCCACCGCCAGCCTGGACGAGGACAGCGCCCGGCGCATCCGCAAGGCGGCCCTGGCCGCGCGCGAGCAGTGGGGCGCCACGGTGGTGGCCGTGAGCCACGACATGGTCTGGCTGCGTTCCCTGGCCGACTCCGTGGTGGCCATGCGCGCCGGGCGGCTGGCGGGGCCTGCGGAGCCCGGGGGCGGCTGCGGCTGCGGCTGA
- the dgt gene encoding dGTP triphosphohydrolase has protein sequence MTPPDSMRWDLLLSGSRHGTDRPEPADDPRSPFQRDYDRIVFSGHFRRLGRKTQVHPLNENDNIHTRLSHSMESASLGRSLGQHVGRFLAGRGQLPAGLDPEHVGQIVQAACLAHDIGNPPFGHSGEEAIKGWFAANADLFAGVPEAHLADLTRFDGNAMALRILVCTGFEEGGTGMRPTLAVLGALMKYPRTAANAPAGKDKFSCLQSEAGVLDEVAGRLGLPGEPGNYARHPLAFLTEAADDICYRVMDLEDAMELGILPGDFLLTEFKDALDMDAARVADYAARPMRARNGSLRAAIMGRAVPACVAAFTTYHEAIMRGAFGASLLEAAADPLCQRLLEVYGGVEDRLFRSRRKVELELGAQRSLGLLLDTLMPAALAVCGGAARRGPGTRAQVAAILGRERVAALQAGDAACPYQAAVLVLDYLAGMTDHYATGLSRKFLGLGG, from the coding sequence ATGACCCCACCGGATTCCATGCGCTGGGACCTGCTGCTCAGCGGCAGCCGCCACGGCACTGACCGGCCCGAGCCCGCCGACGACCCGCGCAGCCCCTTCCAGCGCGACTACGACCGCATCGTCTTTTCCGGGCATTTCCGCAGGCTGGGCCGCAAGACCCAGGTCCACCCCCTGAACGAGAACGACAACATCCACACCCGGCTCTCGCACAGCATGGAATCGGCCAGCCTGGGCCGCAGCCTGGGCCAGCATGTGGGGCGCTTTCTGGCCGGGCGCGGCCAGCTGCCCGCCGGGCTGGACCCCGAGCACGTGGGCCAGATCGTCCAGGCCGCCTGCCTGGCGCATGACATCGGCAACCCGCCCTTCGGCCACAGCGGCGAGGAGGCCATCAAGGGCTGGTTCGCCGCCAACGCGGACCTGTTCGCGGGGGTGCCCGAGGCGCATCTGGCCGACCTGACGCGTTTTGACGGCAACGCCATGGCCCTGCGCATCCTGGTGTGCACCGGGTTCGAGGAGGGCGGCACGGGCATGCGCCCGACCCTGGCCGTGCTCGGCGCGCTGATGAAATACCCGCGCACCGCCGCCAACGCCCCGGCGGGCAAGGACAAGTTCAGCTGCCTGCAATCCGAGGCCGGGGTGCTGGACGAGGTGGCCGGGCGCCTGGGGCTGCCGGGGGAACCGGGCAACTACGCGCGCCACCCCCTGGCCTTCCTCACCGAGGCTGCCGACGACATCTGCTACCGGGTCATGGACCTGGAAGACGCCATGGAACTGGGCATCCTGCCCGGCGATTTCCTGCTGACGGAGTTCAAGGACGCCCTGGACATGGACGCCGCGCGGGTGGCGGACTACGCCGCCCGGCCCATGCGCGCCCGCAACGGCAGCCTGCGCGCGGCCATCATGGGCCGGGCGGTCCCGGCCTGCGTGGCGGCCTTCACGACGTACCACGAGGCCATCATGCGCGGGGCCTTCGGCGCCAGCCTGCTGGAGGCCGCTGCGGACCCGCTCTGCCAGCGGCTGCTGGAGGTCTACGGCGGCGTGGAGGACCGCCTGTTCCGCTCGCGGCGCAAGGTGGAGCTGGAGCTGGGCGCCCAGCGCTCCCTGGGGCTGCTGCTGGATACGCTCATGCCCGCGGCCCTGGCCGTGTGCGGCGGCGCCGCGCGGCGCGGGCCGGGCACCCGGGCCCAGGTGGCGGCCATCCTGGGCCGCGAGCGGGTGGCGGCGCTGCAAGCGGGCGACGCCGCGTGCCCGTATCAGGCCGCCGTGTTGGTGCTCGACTATCTGGCGGGCATGACCGACCACTACGCCACGGGCCTGAGCCGCAAATTCCTGGGGCTGGGGGGCTAG
- a CDS encoding peptide chain release factor 3: protein MTTTSTLQRQIARRRTFGIISHPDAGKTTLTEKLLLFGGAIQMAGSVRARKADRHATSDWMAIERDRGISVTSSVLQFEYRDYAVNLLDTPGHQDFSEDTYRVLTAVDSAVMVIDCAKGVETQTRKLMEVCRMRNTPILTFINKLDREGRDPFEIMAEIEETLQIECAPLSWPIGRGGDFLGIYHLHRREVTLFTPGRGPEVGDAVTIHDLADPQLDALLGDKADTLREDVELLQGAGNPFDLDAFLKGSQTPVFFGSAVNNFGVRELLDSFVEIAPEPQPRAAATRVVQPDEEAFSGFVFKVQANMDPAHRDRIAFVRICSGRFARGMRVRHHRVDKDIAIANPIMFLAQERTAVEEAWPGDIIGIRNHGTIRIGDTFTEKEPLAFAGIPNFAPEHFRVVVLRTPLKAKQLRKGLQQLVEEGAAQLFQPLLGSDLILGAVGVLQFEVIVARLKDEYGVEASYVPTPFTTARWVDCPDKARLKAFEKGQASNLARDAEGHLALLATGSWQLKHIKELWPEVEFHATRECQ, encoded by the coding sequence ATGACCACCACCAGCACCCTGCAGCGCCAGATCGCCCGGCGGCGCACCTTCGGCATCATCAGCCACCCCGACGCGGGCAAGACCACGCTCACCGAAAAGCTGCTGCTCTTCGGCGGGGCCATCCAGATGGCGGGCTCCGTGCGCGCGCGCAAGGCCGACCGTCACGCCACCAGCGACTGGATGGCCATCGAGCGCGACCGGGGCATCTCCGTGACCAGCTCGGTGTTGCAGTTCGAGTACCGGGACTACGCGGTCAACCTGCTGGACACCCCCGGCCACCAGGACTTTTCCGAGGACACCTACCGCGTGCTCACCGCCGTGGACAGCGCCGTGATGGTCATCGACTGCGCCAAGGGTGTGGAAACGCAGACCCGCAAGCTGATGGAGGTCTGCCGGATGCGCAACACGCCCATCCTGACCTTCATCAACAAGCTCGACCGCGAGGGCCGCGACCCCTTCGAGATCATGGCCGAGATCGAGGAGACCCTGCAGATCGAGTGCGCCCCGCTGTCCTGGCCCATCGGGCGCGGCGGTGATTTCCTGGGCATCTACCACCTGCACCGCCGCGAGGTGACCCTGTTCACCCCCGGGCGCGGGCCCGAGGTTGGCGACGCCGTGACCATCCACGACCTGGCCGACCCGCAGCTCGACGCGCTGCTGGGCGACAAGGCCGACACCCTGCGCGAGGACGTGGAGCTGCTCCAGGGCGCGGGCAACCCCTTCGACCTGGACGCCTTCCTCAAGGGCAGCCAGACCCCGGTCTTCTTCGGCAGCGCGGTGAACAACTTCGGCGTGCGCGAGCTTTTGGACAGCTTCGTGGAGATCGCTCCCGAGCCCCAGCCCCGGGCCGCCGCCACGCGCGTGGTCCAGCCCGACGAGGAGGCCTTCTCGGGCTTCGTTTTCAAGGTCCAGGCCAATATGGACCCCGCCCACCGCGACCGCATCGCCTTCGTGCGCATCTGCTCGGGCCGCTTCGCGCGCGGGATGCGCGTGCGCCACCACCGGGTGGACAAGGACATCGCCATCGCCAACCCCATCATGTTCCTGGCCCAGGAGCGCACGGCGGTGGAAGAGGCCTGGCCCGGGGACATCATCGGCATCCGCAACCACGGCACCATCCGCATCGGCGACACCTTCACCGAGAAGGAGCCCCTCGCCTTCGCGGGCATCCCCAACTTCGCCCCCGAGCATTTCCGCGTGGTGGTGCTGCGCACGCCCCTCAAGGCCAAGCAGCTGCGCAAGGGCCTGCAACAGCTCGTGGAAGAGGGCGCGGCGCAGCTCTTCCAGCCCCTGCTGGGCAGCGACCTGATCCTGGGGGCCGTGGGCGTGTTGCAGTTCGAGGTCATCGTGGCCCGGCTCAAGGACGAATACGGCGTCGAGGCCAGCTATGTGCCCACGCCGTTCACTACCGCGCGCTGGGTGGATTGCCCGGACAAGGCCCGGCTCAAGGCCTTCGAGAAGGGCCAGGCCTCGAACCTGGCCCGCGACGCCGAGGGCCACCTGGCCCTTCTGGCCACGGGCTCGTGGCAGCTCAAGCACATCAAGGAGCTGTGGCCCGAGGTGGAGTTCCACGCCACCCGGGAATGCCAGTAG
- a CDS encoding substrate-binding domain-containing protein, protein MKKFLLLAAVLAMLAAPGAALAEKPVLMMATTTSTDNTGLLDVLGPLFAEQTGIELRWTAVGTGKALELGRNCDVDVLLVHAPAAEKKEVEAGAAVDRTQVMYNDFVLLGPAADPAGVKGMTVAQALKAMADKQAVFVSRGDDSGTHKKELSLWQAAGMDVPDKQAWYVQTGQGMLATIRVAAEKNGYTMADRGTFITYEAESGGTPPVVILVEGDSPLLNQYSAMAVNPAKCPGVKYELAKKFIDWMASPGTQKAIGEYSLMGKPLFVPNAGQ, encoded by the coding sequence GTGAAGAAATTCCTGCTGCTGGCCGCCGTGCTGGCGATGCTCGCCGCGCCGGGCGCGGCCCTGGCCGAAAAGCCCGTGCTGATGATGGCCACCACCACCAGCACCGACAACACCGGCCTGCTGGATGTGCTGGGCCCGCTGTTCGCCGAGCAGACGGGCATCGAGCTGCGCTGGACCGCCGTGGGCACCGGCAAGGCCCTGGAACTGGGCCGCAACTGCGACGTGGACGTCTTGCTCGTTCACGCCCCGGCGGCGGAGAAAAAGGAAGTCGAGGCCGGGGCGGCGGTGGACCGCACCCAGGTCATGTACAACGACTTCGTGCTCCTGGGCCCGGCGGCGGACCCGGCGGGCGTCAAGGGCATGACCGTGGCCCAGGCCCTGAAGGCCATGGCCGACAAGCAGGCCGTGTTCGTCAGCCGCGGCGACGACTCGGGCACGCACAAGAAGGAGCTGTCCCTGTGGCAGGCCGCCGGGATGGATGTGCCCGACAAGCAGGCCTGGTACGTGCAGACCGGCCAGGGCATGCTGGCCACCATCCGCGTGGCTGCCGAGAAGAACGGCTACACCATGGCCGACCGCGGCACCTTCATCACCTACGAGGCCGAGAGCGGCGGCACGCCCCCGGTGGTCATCCTCGTGGAGGGCGACTCCCCGCTGCTCAACCAGTACAGCGCCATGGCCGTGAACCCGGCCAAGTGCCCCGGCGTCAAGTACGAACTGGCCAAGAAGTTCATTGACTGGATGGCTTCTCCCGGGACACAGAAGGCCATTGGCGAGTACTCCCTCATGGGCAAGCCCCTGTTCGTGCCCAACGCGGGCCAGTAG
- a CDS encoding molybdopterin-guanine dinucleotide biosynthesis protein MobB, with translation MIAVNIVGYKKTGKTTLAVALGQELARRGVRAAAAKFTHQPEADAPGTDSHALRQAYGRVALLAGEATGLFWQGRRHLPDLVPLLDADVLVVEGGKHLGWLPRILLLRSVADAGELEQGLALASAGQVPGYGLEHVPDVSALADLILARGFALPGLDCGSCGRPDCAALAREIVAGKATAADCRAAGSAVEVTVNGQPLAMNAFVQGVFSGAVTGMLRQFKGYAPGTVEIRLKG, from the coding sequence ATGATCGCGGTGAACATCGTGGGCTACAAGAAGACGGGCAAGACGACCCTGGCCGTGGCCCTGGGCCAGGAGCTGGCCCGGCGCGGGGTGCGCGCGGCGGCGGCCAAATTCACCCACCAACCCGAGGCCGACGCGCCGGGCACGGATTCCCACGCCCTGCGCCAGGCCTATGGCCGGGTGGCGCTGCTGGCCGGGGAGGCCACGGGCCTGTTCTGGCAGGGGCGGCGCCACCTGCCGGACCTGGTGCCCCTGCTGGACGCCGACGTGCTGGTGGTGGAGGGCGGCAAGCACCTGGGCTGGCTGCCGCGCATCCTGTTGCTGCGCAGCGTGGCCGACGCGGGCGAGCTGGAGCAGGGCCTGGCCCTGGCCAGCGCCGGGCAGGTGCCGGGCTACGGCCTGGAGCATGTGCCGGACGTTTCGGCCCTGGCCGACCTGATCCTGGCCCGGGGTTTCGCCCTGCCGGGGCTGGACTGCGGCTCGTGCGGCAGGCCGGACTGCGCGGCCCTGGCCCGCGAGATCGTGGCGGGCAAGGCCACGGCGGCGGACTGCCGCGCGGCGGGCTCGGCGGTGGAGGTCACGGTCAACGGCCAGCCCCTGGCCATGAACGCCTTCGTGCAGGGCGTGTTCTCTGGCGCGGTGACGGGCATGCTGCGCCAGTTCAAGGGCTACGCCCCGGGCACGGTGGAGATCCGCCTCAAGGGCTAG
- a CDS encoding substrate-binding periplasmic protein — MSAPRTPARFPALAAALLCALLLCLPPGPAPAREPAPQLVVVGNNAPPFRIIDGGAFYGIYYDAMLEIARRAGLRVRFVEAPFQRSLAMMELGEADIMLGPNRTPEREAFMVYTRVRFPPADKAFYVYPGTPRVTAHADLAAMTVAVQRGARYYPEFDDDPTLRKVECFDQIQALEKVLTGECDAMLMPEQEADYLLMHLGVGLKKSPYVVPGKPPYLTIARRSEAALAEREAMEEAMRTMIEDGTMQAILERYR, encoded by the coding sequence ATGAGCGCCCCCCGCACCCCCGCCCGCTTCCCGGCCCTGGCCGCCGCCCTGCTCTGCGCCCTGCTGCTGTGCCTGCCCCCCGGGCCCGCCCCGGCCCGGGAGCCCGCCCCGCAACTGGTGGTGGTCGGCAACAACGCCCCGCCGTTTCGCATCATCGACGGCGGCGCCTTCTACGGCATCTACTACGACGCCATGCTCGAAATCGCCCGGCGCGCCGGGCTGCGCGTGCGCTTCGTGGAGGCGCCCTTCCAGCGCAGCCTGGCCATGATGGAGCTGGGCGAGGCCGATATCATGCTCGGCCCCAACCGCACCCCCGAACGCGAGGCGTTCATGGTCTACACCCGCGTCCGCTTTCCCCCGGCGGACAAGGCCTTCTACGTCTACCCCGGCACCCCCCGCGTGACGGCCCACGCCGACTTGGCGGCCATGACCGTGGCCGTGCAGCGCGGGGCGCGCTACTACCCGGAGTTCGACGACGACCCCACCCTGCGCAAGGTGGAATGCTTCGACCAGATCCAGGCCTTGGAGAAGGTGCTCACCGGCGAATGCGACGCCATGCTCATGCCCGAGCAGGAGGCCGACTACCTGCTCATGCACCTGGGCGTGGGGCTGAAGAAATCGCCGTACGTCGTGCCCGGCAAGCCGCCCTACCTGACCATCGCGCGCCGCAGCGAAGCCGCCCTGGCCGAGCGCGAGGCCATGGAGGAAGCCATGCGGACCATGATCGAAGATGGGACCATGCAGGCCATCCTGGAGCGCTACAGGTAG